In Daucus carota subsp. sativus chromosome 4, DH1 v3.0, whole genome shotgun sequence, one DNA window encodes the following:
- the LOC108192688 gene encoding uncharacterized protein LOC108192688 isoform X2, with translation MERDEERWKKFKEDQWKRLRDIEQQNVAEMTDLEILAGKRRIKLQAVYLRSFMLKTRRKCDLQTNLRFLRNKVRSLRD, from the exons ATGGAGCGCGATGAGGAGCGTTGGAAAAAGTTCAAAGAAGATCAGTGGAAACGTTTACGAGATATTGAACAACAG AATGTCGCGGAGATGACAGATTTGGAAATTTTGGCTGGCAAACGCAGGATTAAGTTGCAAGCTG TGTACCTGAGGTCTTTTATGCTGAAAACTCGACGTAAATGCGACTTGCAGACTAATCTCAG ATTTCTGAGAAATAAAGTAAGATCACTAAGAGACTGA
- the LOC108192688 gene encoding uncharacterized protein LOC108192688 isoform X1, giving the protein MLLQTVVPSLVLQTVREFLLLIPLDCLLDREAAKLLKQVKARRFLKNYENQYIWPRIEPLEMNGILKSPIKEDAELEKNIDENNLEKVPISKDQVLTDKEVNEVIVKPCDTSAATKNVERKSGLLKIGSLSINLKKAGCETAAANPGAIGSVLSPSSTSATVTAKQVNFVTVGSMLVTLKSE; this is encoded by the exons ATGCTTCTCCAAACAGTGGTGCCAAGTCTGGTTCTCCAAACAGTAAGAGAGTTTCTCCTCCTCATTCCATTGGATTGTCTCCTGGACAGAGAAGCAGCC AAGCTCCTGAAACAGGTGAAAGCAAGGCGATTTCTCAAAAACtatgaaaatcaatatatttggCCTCGCATAGAACCTCTCGAGATGAATGGCATCCTTAAGTCGCCTATAAAGGAAGATGCAGAACTGGAGAAGAATATTGATGAAAATAATTTAGAGAAGGTCCCTATTTCCAAGGATCAGGTTTTGACGGACAAAGAAGTCAATGAAGTAATTGTGAAACCTTGTGATACATCTGCGGCAACAAAAAATGTAGAACGCAAAAGTGGTCTTCTAAAAATCGGTTCACTCAGTATCAACCTGAAGAAGGCTGGTTGCGAGACTGCGGCTGCTAATCCTGGTGCTATTGGCTCTGTCCTTTCCCCTTCCTCTACCTCTGCGACAGTTACTGCCAAACAAGTTAATTTTGTAACTGTAGGTTCAATGCTTGTCACACTGAAGAGTGAATGA
- the LOC108192688 gene encoding uncharacterized protein LOC108192688 isoform X3 yields the protein MERDEERWKKFKEDQWKRLRDIEQQNVAEMTDLEILAGKRRIKLQAVYLRSFMLKTRRKCDLQTNLRNCSSWRTS from the exons ATGGAGCGCGATGAGGAGCGTTGGAAAAAGTTCAAAGAAGATCAGTGGAAACGTTTACGAGATATTGAACAACAG AATGTCGCGGAGATGACAGATTTGGAAATTTTGGCTGGCAAACGCAGGATTAAGTTGCAAGCTG TGTACCTGAGGTCTTTTATGCTGAAAACTCGACGTAAATGCGACTTGCAGACTAATCTCAG GAATTGCAGTTCTTGGAGGACAAGCTAA